A genomic segment from Candidatus Dormiibacterota bacterium encodes:
- a CDS encoding sigma-70 family RNA polymerase sigma factor — translation MSTGTAEAVFEAVFTDAYHRVVGLVAAVTGDEGLAEDAAQEAFARAYQRWSRVGRLDRPDLWVARVASRIAIDQWRRRRRETALDGADRVTIPDDVQRLWVQWQLERLSPMQRASILLHCWEGRPVAEVATLLGRSQATVRTHLLMGRRRFRGFVHEEESR, via the coding sequence ATGAGCACCGGGACCGCCGAGGCCGTCTTCGAGGCAGTGTTCACCGACGCCTATCACCGCGTGGTGGGACTGGTCGCCGCCGTCACCGGCGACGAGGGGCTGGCCGAGGACGCCGCCCAGGAGGCCTTCGCCCGCGCCTACCAGCGCTGGAGCCGGGTGGGCCGGCTCGACCGCCCCGACCTGTGGGTGGCCCGGGTGGCCAGCCGCATCGCCATCGACCAGTGGCGCAGGCGGCGGCGGGAGACGGCCCTGGACGGCGCCGACCGGGTCACCATCCCCGACGACGTCCAGCGCCTCTGGGTGCAGTGGCAGCTGGAGCGGCTCTCGCCGATGCAGCGGGCGTCGATCCTCCTGCACTGCTGGGAGGGACGGCCGGTGGCCGAGGTGGCCACCCTGCTCGGCCGTTCGCAGGCCACCGTGCGCACCCATCTGCTGATGGGGCGCCGCCGCTTCCGCGGGTTCGTGCACGAGGAGGAGTCGCGATGA